From a single Streptomyces sp. NBC_01264 genomic region:
- a CDS encoding crotonase/enoyl-CoA hydratase family protein, whose protein sequence is MGGTEHLTVERHGATLVLTMNRPEAKNALSLPLLVGLYDGWLEADADDTIRSVVLTGAGGDFCAGMDLKALAGKGMAGDHYRDRLKADPDLHWKAMLRHHRPRKPVIAAVEGYCVAGGTEILQGTDIRVAGEGATFGLFEVKRGLFPIGGSTVRLPRQIPRTHALEMLLTGRPYAAEEAARIGLVGRVVPTGTALEAALEIAERINACGPLAVEAVKASVYEAAEMTESEGLAAELLRGWPIFDTADAKEGARAFAEKRPAMYRRE, encoded by the coding sequence ATGGGTGGGACAGAACACCTGACCGTGGAACGCCACGGAGCCACGCTGGTGCTCACCATGAACAGGCCCGAGGCGAAGAACGCGCTCTCGCTGCCACTGCTGGTGGGGCTGTACGACGGCTGGCTGGAGGCCGACGCGGACGACACGATCCGCTCGGTGGTGCTGACGGGGGCCGGCGGGGACTTCTGCGCCGGCATGGACCTGAAGGCGCTGGCCGGCAAGGGCATGGCGGGCGACCATTACCGGGACCGGCTCAAGGCCGACCCCGACCTGCACTGGAAGGCGATGCTGCGCCACCACCGGCCGCGCAAACCCGTCATCGCGGCGGTGGAGGGCTACTGCGTGGCCGGCGGCACGGAGATCCTCCAGGGGACCGACATCCGGGTCGCGGGCGAGGGGGCCACCTTCGGACTGTTCGAGGTCAAGCGGGGACTCTTCCCCATCGGCGGCTCGACGGTCCGGCTGCCGCGGCAGATCCCGCGGACGCACGCACTGGAGATGCTGCTGACCGGACGGCCGTACGCCGCCGAGGAGGCGGCGCGGATCGGGCTCGTGGGGCGGGTGGTGCCGACCGGGACGGCGCTGGAAGCGGCGCTGGAGATCGCGGAGCGGATCAACGCGTGCGGGCCGCTGGCGGTGGAGGCGGTCAAGGCCTCCGTCTACGAGGCGGCCGAGATGACGGAGTCGGAGGGGCTGGCGGCGGAGCTGCTGCGGGGGTGGCCGATCTTCGACACGGCTGACGCGAAGGAGGGGGCGCGGGCGTTCGCGGAGAAGCGGCCCGCGATGTATCGGCGGGAGTAG
- a CDS encoding GNAT family N-acetyltransferase, whose amino-acid sequence MALGELVKLRAMGPEDAEALWRWNHDPEVMRWMDDTYAQPVERVRAWLTDRPRNSYDDLLLGIEALADGKLIGLVTLHDAAPEKGIAQLDIYVGEKAYWGRGYATDAVRTACRYGFQDMRLHKVTLTVVTENHAARKAYEKVGFVEEGRLRQVFRRDGRWYDQFTMGLLADELR is encoded by the coding sequence ATGGCGCTCGGAGAACTGGTGAAGCTGCGGGCCATGGGCCCCGAGGACGCCGAGGCCCTGTGGCGCTGGAACCACGACCCCGAGGTCATGCGGTGGATGGACGACACGTACGCCCAGCCCGTGGAGCGCGTCCGCGCCTGGCTGACCGACCGCCCCCGCAACTCCTACGACGACCTGCTCCTGGGCATCGAGGCGCTCGCCGACGGCAAGCTCATCGGGCTGGTCACCCTGCACGACGCGGCCCCGGAGAAGGGCATCGCGCAGCTCGACATCTACGTGGGCGAGAAGGCGTACTGGGGCCGCGGCTACGCCACCGACGCGGTGCGTACGGCCTGCCGCTACGGGTTCCAGGACATGCGCCTGCACAAGGTGACCCTGACCGTGGTCACCGAGAACCACGCCGCGCGCAAGGCCTACGAGAAGGTCGGCTTCGTCGAGGAGGGCCGCCTCCGTCAGGTGTTCCGCCGCGACGGCCGCTGGTACGACCAGTTCACCATGGGACTGCTCGCGGACGAACTGCGCTGA
- a CDS encoding DUF397 domain-containing protein, with protein MTSKAPAGWGKPDLDLTEADWQSSSRGEGDVQIAFVEGFIAMRNGDRPESPSLIFAPDEWRKFVLNARGGEFDLT; from the coding sequence ATGACTTCGAAGGCGCCCGCCGGCTGGGGAAAGCCGGACCTCGACCTGACCGAGGCGGACTGGCAGTCGAGCAGCCGGGGGGAGGGGGACGTCCAGATCGCCTTCGTGGAGGGGTTCATCGCGATGCGCAACGGCGACCGCCCCGAAAGCCCCTCGCTGATCTTCGCACCGGACGAGTGGCGCAAGTTCGTCCTGAACGCGCGGGGCGGGGAGTTCGACCTGACGTAG
- the paaK gene encoding phenylacetate--CoA ligase PaaK, with translation MGTYAQDHGHDGGADEGERMGRDELAALQLTRLRATLHRAYDRVPFYRQAFDKAGLHPDDCRSLSDLARFPFTTKSDLRDQYPFGMFAVPRSEVRRIHASSGTTGRPTVVGYTEGDLSTWADVVARSIRAAGGRPGQIVHIAYGYGLFTGGLGAHYGAERLGCTVVPASGGMTDRQVRLIQDFRPEVIMVTPSYMLTLLDEMERQGIDPRATSLRTGIFGAEPWTEEMRREIEDRLNIDAVDIYGLSEVMGPGVAQEFAETKDGLHIWEDHFYPEVVDPLTGAVLPEGEPGELVFTSLTKEAMPVIRYRTRDLTRLLPGTVRPAFRRMEKITGRSDDMIILRGVNVYPTQIEEVLLRTPALAPHFQLRLTRQGRLDALTVRVEARRGSDAGRREAAAASVVRAVKECIGVSVTVEVVDPETLERSVGKIKRVVDLRDSWRPGPRTGPSRRR, from the coding sequence ATGGGTACGTACGCACAGGACCACGGCCACGACGGCGGGGCGGACGAGGGCGAGCGGATGGGGCGGGACGAGCTGGCCGCGCTCCAGCTGACCCGGCTGCGGGCGACCTTGCACCGGGCTTACGACCGTGTGCCCTTCTACCGGCAGGCCTTCGACAAGGCCGGCCTGCATCCCGACGACTGCCGCTCCCTCTCCGATCTCGCCCGGTTCCCCTTCACCACCAAGTCCGATCTGCGCGACCAGTACCCCTTCGGAATGTTCGCCGTACCGCGCTCCGAGGTCCGCCGCATCCACGCGTCCAGCGGGACCACGGGCCGGCCGACCGTCGTCGGGTACACGGAGGGGGACCTGTCCACCTGGGCGGACGTCGTCGCCCGCTCGATCCGGGCAGCGGGCGGCAGGCCCGGCCAGATCGTCCACATCGCCTACGGGTACGGCCTCTTCACCGGCGGCCTGGGCGCCCACTACGGCGCGGAGCGCCTGGGCTGTACGGTCGTCCCCGCCTCGGGCGGGATGACGGACCGCCAGGTCCGGCTGATCCAGGACTTCCGGCCGGAGGTCATCATGGTGACCCCTTCCTACATGCTGACCCTGCTGGACGAGATGGAGCGCCAGGGCATCGATCCCCGCGCCACCTCCCTGCGCACGGGGATCTTCGGCGCCGAGCCCTGGACGGAGGAGATGCGCCGCGAGATCGAGGACCGGCTGAACATCGACGCGGTGGACATATACGGGCTCTCGGAGGTGATGGGCCCGGGTGTCGCACAGGAGTTCGCCGAAACCAAGGACGGACTCCACATCTGGGAGGACCATTTCTACCCGGAGGTGGTCGACCCCCTGACGGGCGCGGTACTGCCCGAGGGCGAGCCCGGGGAGCTGGTCTTCACCTCGCTCACCAAGGAGGCCATGCCCGTCATCCGCTACCGCACCCGGGACCTGACGAGACTACTGCCCGGCACCGTCCGTCCGGCCTTCCGCCGGATGGAGAAGATCACCGGCCGCAGCGACGACATGATCATCCTGCGCGGGGTGAACGTCTACCCCACCCAGATCGAGGAGGTGCTCCTGCGCACCCCGGCCCTGGCCCCGCACTTCCAGCTCCGACTGACCCGGCAGGGACGGCTGGACGCACTGACGGTCCGGGTGGAGGCCCGCCGCGGGAGCGACGCGGGCCGGCGGGAGGCCGCGGCCGCCTCGGTGGTGCGCGCCGTCAAGGAGTGCATCGGAGTCTCGGTCACGGTGGAGGTGGTGGACCCGGAGACCCTCGAACGCTCGGTGGGCAAGATCAAGCGAGTGGTGGACCTCCGGGACTCCTGGCGACCTGGGCCCAGGACGGGGCCTAGTCGACGTAGGTGA
- a CDS encoding YhjD/YihY/BrkB family envelope integrity protein — protein MTSTFRRIHDRLQASQAGLAWSRGREMELMHRAMGFAALGFLTLVPLLVVVAAAAPGSGSGFGRWLGQALGVTEFSRERVEMLFGAADLALERTTAFGLAALAVFGLTFGSAVQTGYEKVWDLPTARWHTMWRHVVWLALLVCYLGLLVLIPAPSDDAPGTILGTTGDLIGTCLFFWTSQWILLGGRVRWRALFPGAACTSLGLLGLRVFSQLVFSPLIASNAVTYGPFGTLLVVQSWLVGVGFVVYGGALVGRLLHEHLVMRRLQDAESAEVD, from the coding sequence GTGACCTCGACCTTCCGGCGGATCCACGACCGGCTCCAGGCTTCCCAGGCCGGGCTGGCATGGAGCCGTGGGCGGGAGATGGAGCTGATGCACCGGGCCATGGGCTTCGCCGCCCTCGGCTTCCTCACCCTGGTGCCGCTGCTCGTCGTCGTCGCGGCCGCCGCCCCGGGCAGCGGCTCGGGCTTCGGCCGCTGGCTGGGTCAGGCCCTCGGGGTGACGGAGTTCTCCCGGGAGCGGGTGGAGATGCTGTTCGGCGCCGCGGACCTGGCGCTGGAGCGGACCACCGCCTTCGGTCTCGCCGCCCTCGCGGTGTTCGGCCTGACCTTCGGCTCCGCCGTGCAGACGGGGTACGAGAAGGTCTGGGACCTGCCGACGGCCCGCTGGCACACCATGTGGCGGCACGTCGTCTGGCTCGCCCTGCTGGTCTGCTACCTCGGGCTGCTGGTCCTCATCCCCGCCCCCTCGGACGACGCGCCCGGCACGATCCTGGGCACCACGGGCGATCTCATCGGGACCTGTCTGTTCTTCTGGACCTCCCAGTGGATCCTCCTCGGCGGCCGGGTCCGCTGGCGCGCCCTGTTCCCGGGGGCCGCGTGCACCAGCCTGGGCCTCCTCGGCCTGCGGGTCTTCTCCCAGCTGGTGTTCTCCCCGCTGATCGCCTCCAACGCCGTGACCTACGGCCCCTTCGGCACCCTCCTGGTCGTCCAGTCCTGGCTGGTCGGCGTCGGCTTCGTCGTCTACGGCGGCGCCCTGGTCGGCCGGCTCCTCCACGAACACCTCGTCATGCGCCGCCTCCAGGACGCGGAGTCCGCGGAGGTCGATTGA
- a CDS encoding thiolase domain-containing protein produces MSTTGKEPVAVVGIGQTKHVAARHDVSLAGLVREAAARALADAELTWADIDAVVIGKAPDFFEGVMMPELYLADALGAVGKPMLRVHTAGSVGGSTALVASNLVAARVHRTVLTLAFEKQSESNAMWGLSLPVPFQQPLLAGAGGFFAPHVRAYMRRTGAPDTVGSLVAYKDRRNALKNPYAHLHEHDITLEKVQASPMLWDPIRYSETCPSSDGACAMILTDRAGAARSPKPPAWVHGGAMRSEPTLFAGKDFVSPQAGKDCAADVYRQAGITDPRREIDAVEMYVPFSWYEPMWLENLGFAEEGEGWKMTEAGVTELDGDLPVNPSGGVLSTNPIGASGMIRFAEAALQVRGQAGEHQVPDARRAMGHAYGGGAQFFAMWLVGAEQPGS; encoded by the coding sequence ATGAGCACCACGGGCAAGGAGCCGGTGGCCGTCGTCGGCATCGGCCAGACCAAGCACGTGGCCGCCCGCCACGACGTCTCCCTCGCCGGACTGGTCCGGGAAGCGGCGGCGCGCGCGCTCGCCGATGCGGAGCTGACCTGGGCGGACATCGACGCCGTCGTCATCGGCAAGGCCCCCGACTTCTTCGAGGGCGTCATGATGCCGGAGCTGTACCTCGCGGACGCCCTCGGCGCCGTCGGCAAGCCCATGCTCCGCGTGCACACGGCCGGTTCGGTGGGCGGCTCCACCGCGCTGGTCGCCTCCAACCTGGTCGCCGCCCGGGTGCACCGCACGGTGCTGACCCTCGCCTTCGAGAAGCAGTCCGAGTCCAACGCCATGTGGGGGCTCTCGCTGCCCGTCCCCTTCCAGCAGCCGCTGCTGGCGGGGGCCGGCGGGTTCTTCGCCCCGCACGTGCGCGCGTACATGCGGCGCACCGGCGCCCCCGACACGGTGGGCTCGCTCGTCGCGTACAAGGACCGCCGCAACGCGCTGAAGAACCCGTACGCGCACCTGCACGAGCACGACATCACCCTGGAGAAGGTCCAGGCGTCCCCGATGCTGTGGGACCCGATCCGGTACTCCGAGACCTGCCCGTCCTCCGACGGGGCGTGCGCGATGATCCTCACCGACCGTGCGGGCGCGGCCCGTTCGCCGAAGCCGCCGGCCTGGGTGCACGGCGGGGCGATGCGCAGCGAGCCGACCCTCTTCGCCGGGAAGGACTTCGTGTCCCCGCAGGCGGGCAAGGACTGCGCGGCCGACGTCTACCGGCAGGCGGGGATCACCGATCCGCGCCGGGAGATCGACGCGGTGGAGATGTACGTGCCGTTCTCCTGGTACGAGCCGATGTGGCTGGAGAACCTCGGCTTCGCCGAGGAGGGCGAGGGCTGGAAGATGACCGAGGCCGGAGTCACGGAACTGGACGGGGACCTCCCGGTCAACCCGTCGGGCGGCGTCCTGTCCACCAACCCCATCGGCGCCTCCGGCATGATCCGCTTCGCGGAAGCGGCCCTCCAGGTGCGCGGTCAGGCGGGGGAGCACCAAGTCCCGGACGCCCGGCGGGCAATGGGACACGCGTACGGCGGCGGGGCGCAGTTCTTCGCGATGTGGCTGGTCGGAGCGGAGCAGCCCGGATCCTGA
- a CDS encoding alpha/beta fold hydrolase has product MATSTPSTCTFTFTTYDGTELAYHVQGEGEPLVCLPGGAMRASAYLGDLGGLSAGRRLILLDLRGTGDSAVPADTSTYRVDHQVADVEALRSHLGLESVDLLAHSASGNLALLYAAAHPHRVRRMALVTPTCWAVDLAESPETRLADVRRRAGRPPYDTAIAAYERALAVLAAGGVPDEADWAAAMPLAYGSWDGTARAHAALSPVQKNAEASAAFAGPGAFDPPATRAALGRLAGEVLVLAGELDSNPSPALAARLAELFAHGVVDVQSGGGHFPWLDEPRWFAARVERFLAHGA; this is encoded by the coding sequence ATGGCGACCTCCACCCCCTCCACCTGCACCTTTACCTTCACCACCTACGACGGAACCGAACTCGCGTACCACGTCCAGGGCGAAGGCGAGCCGCTCGTCTGCCTCCCCGGCGGCGCCATGCGGGCCTCCGCCTACCTGGGCGACCTCGGCGGACTGTCCGCCGGACGCCGGCTGATCCTGCTCGACCTGCGGGGCACCGGGGACTCCGCGGTCCCGGCCGACACCTCGACGTACCGGGTCGACCACCAGGTGGCCGACGTCGAGGCCCTGCGCAGCCACCTCGGCCTGGAAAGCGTCGACCTGCTCGCCCACTCCGCCTCCGGTAACCTGGCCCTGCTCTACGCGGCGGCGCACCCGCACCGGGTGCGCCGGATGGCCCTGGTCACGCCGACCTGCTGGGCGGTGGACCTCGCGGAGTCCCCGGAAACACGGCTGGCGGACGTCCGGCGGAGGGCCGGCCGCCCGCCCTACGACACGGCCATCGCGGCCTACGAGCGGGCGCTCGCCGTCCTGGCCGCCGGAGGAGTCCCCGACGAGGCCGACTGGGCGGCGGCGATGCCGCTCGCCTACGGCAGCTGGGACGGGACGGCGCGCGCCCACGCCGCACTGAGCCCGGTCCAGAAGAACGCCGAGGCCTCCGCCGCCTTCGCCGGCCCGGGAGCCTTCGACCCGCCCGCCACCCGGGCCGCGCTGGGCCGGTTGGCCGGAGAGGTGCTGGTCCTGGCCGGGGAACTGGACTCCAACCCCTCCCCGGCCCTCGCCGCCCGGCTCGCGGAGCTCTTCGCGCACGGTGTCGTCGACGTACAGAGCGGCGGCGGGCACTTCCCGTGGCTGGACGAGCCGCGGTGGTTCGCGGCCCGCGTCGAGCGGTTCCTGGCCCACGGGGCCTGA
- a CDS encoding acyl-CoA synthetase: MEYNIADLFESVVDVVPDREALVYVDHPGTGAERRLTYAELDAAANRIAHHLLDSGLKAGEHLGLHLYNGVEYLQTVIACLKARLVPVNVNYRYVEEELIYLYNDADLAALVFEGEFTERVAAALPQTTKLRHLIRVGPTPEGAPEPSIAPVAYADAEAAGSPERGFPPRSPDDLFIIYTGGTTGMPKGVMWRAEDLFFAGLFGGEPTGEPVKRPEELAERVASKGAGLTFFPAPPLMHGTSTLTSFIAFNYGQRVVIHRKYAPEEVLRTIEKEKVSSVSLVGDAMLRPLIDALNGPLKGTDLSSLFSVSSSGAIMSETVRAEFQALVPNVMLLNNFGSSESGSNGRATNDSGPEKGFRLEVNERTQVVDPVTHEPVPVGEPGRLAQRGYVPLGYYNDPVKTAETFFQKGSERWVLLGDMATVDEQGIVTILGRGSQCINTGGEKVYPEEVEQALKSHPDVYDALVAGVADPKWGSHVAAVVQIREGAADPSLDDIQAHCRTKLAGYKIPRQLVIAPAIQRSPSGKADYRWAKSVATEADAGAAS, from the coding sequence GTGGAGTACAACATTGCCGACCTGTTCGAGTCGGTCGTGGACGTGGTCCCGGACCGCGAGGCCCTCGTGTACGTGGACCACCCCGGGACCGGCGCCGAGCGCCGCCTCACGTACGCGGAGCTGGACGCGGCGGCGAACCGCATCGCGCACCATCTGCTGGACAGCGGCCTGAAGGCCGGTGAGCACCTGGGCCTGCACCTCTACAACGGCGTCGAGTACCTCCAGACCGTCATCGCCTGCCTGAAGGCCCGCCTGGTGCCGGTGAACGTGAACTACCGGTACGTGGAAGAGGAGCTGATCTACCTCTACAACGACGCCGACCTCGCCGCGCTCGTCTTCGAGGGCGAGTTCACCGAACGGGTCGCGGCGGCCCTTCCCCAGACGACGAAGCTCCGTCACCTGATCCGCGTCGGGCCGACCCCCGAGGGCGCCCCGGAGCCCTCGATCGCGCCGGTCGCGTACGCCGACGCCGAGGCGGCCGGCTCACCGGAGCGCGGATTCCCGCCCCGCTCCCCCGACGACCTGTTCATCATCTACACGGGCGGCACGACCGGTATGCCCAAGGGCGTCATGTGGCGCGCGGAGGACCTGTTCTTCGCCGGCCTCTTCGGCGGCGAACCGACCGGCGAACCGGTGAAGCGGCCCGAGGAACTGGCCGAGCGGGTCGCGTCGAAGGGGGCCGGGCTGACCTTCTTCCCCGCGCCGCCGCTGATGCACGGCACGTCCACGCTGACGTCCTTCATCGCCTTCAACTACGGGCAGCGGGTGGTCATCCACCGCAAGTACGCGCCCGAGGAGGTGCTGCGCACGATCGAGAAGGAGAAGGTCTCCAGCGTCTCGTTGGTGGGCGACGCCATGCTGCGGCCGCTCATCGACGCCCTCAACGGGCCCCTGAAGGGCACCGACCTGTCCTCCCTCTTCAGCGTCTCCTCCTCCGGCGCGATCATGTCGGAGACGGTGCGCGCCGAGTTCCAGGCGCTCGTACCGAACGTGATGCTGCTGAACAACTTCGGCTCGTCCGAGTCCGGCTCGAACGGCCGCGCGACGAACGACTCCGGCCCGGAGAAGGGGTTCCGGCTCGAGGTCAACGAGCGGACGCAGGTGGTCGACCCGGTGACCCACGAGCCGGTGCCGGTCGGCGAGCCGGGACGGCTCGCGCAGCGCGGGTACGTCCCGCTGGGCTACTACAACGACCCCGTCAAGACCGCCGAGACCTTCTTCCAGAAGGGATCCGAGCGGTGGGTGCTGCTCGGTGACATGGCGACCGTGGACGAGCAGGGCATCGTCACCATCCTCGGCCGCGGCTCGCAGTGCATCAACACGGGCGGCGAGAAGGTGTACCCGGAGGAGGTCGAGCAGGCGCTGAAGTCCCACCCGGACGTCTACGACGCCCTGGTCGCCGGGGTCGCGGACCCGAAGTGGGGCAGCCACGTGGCGGCGGTGGTCCAGATCCGGGAGGGCGCCGCCGACCCGTCGCTCGACGACATACAGGCCCACTGCCGCACCAAGCTGGCGGGCTACAAGATCCCGCGCCAGCTCGTCATCGCCCCCGCCATCCAGCGCTCCCCGAGCGGCAAGGCGGACTACCGGTGGGCGAAGTCGGTGGCCACGGAGGCCGACGCGGGCGCCGCGAGCTGA
- a CDS encoding ACT domain-containing protein, whose protein sequence is MSGENDLRKLLSGMRPELNDGLYVFCTVPGDTDPETLAGLTPVASVLEPEGLTLVLSQEDADEAGLPYEYTAGWITLRVHSSLDAVGLTAAFATELGAHGLSCNVIAGYHHDHLFVDAARADEAVAVLEALAARSAQD, encoded by the coding sequence ATGAGCGGAGAAAACGACCTGCGCAAGCTGCTGAGCGGCATGCGGCCCGAACTGAACGACGGCCTGTACGTGTTCTGCACCGTCCCCGGCGACACCGACCCGGAGACCCTGGCCGGGCTCACCCCCGTCGCCTCCGTCCTGGAACCCGAGGGGCTCACCCTCGTGCTGAGCCAGGAGGACGCCGACGAGGCCGGTCTCCCCTACGAGTACACCGCCGGGTGGATCACCCTGCGCGTCCACTCCTCCCTCGACGCCGTCGGCCTCACCGCCGCCTTCGCCACCGAACTCGGCGCACACGGCCTGAGCTGCAACGTCATCGCCGGATACCACCACGACCACCTCTTCGTGGACGCAGCCCGGGCCGACGAGGCCGTGGCCGTCCTGGAAGCGCTCGCAGCCCGTTCCGCCCAGGACTGA
- a CDS encoding thiolase domain-containing protein, which translates to MARYAREVAVVAFAQSDHLRRTDELSEVEMVMPVLHQVLAATGLKAGEIGFTCSGSSDYLMGRAFSFTMTLDGVGAWPPISESHVEMDGAWALYEAWVKIQTGEADTALVYSYGKSSPGSVRDVLTRQLDPYYVAPLWPDSVAMAALQAQALIDAGETDEAGLAAIGARSRASASANPHAQLSGAVAQGEYQVAPLRTGDCPPIGDGAAAVILAAGDVARRLCERPAWITGIDHRIEAHSLGLRDLTDSPSTRIAAEHAGVFESPVDTAELHAPFSSQEVVLRKALGLGGDVAVNPSGGALAANPMMAAGLIRIGEAAARIHRGESDRAVAHATSGPCLQQNLVAVLEGDRA; encoded by the coding sequence ATGGCCCGATACGCCCGCGAGGTCGCGGTGGTCGCCTTCGCGCAGAGCGACCACCTGCGCCGCACCGACGAGCTCAGCGAAGTCGAGATGGTCATGCCGGTCCTGCACCAGGTGCTGGCCGCCACCGGACTGAAGGCGGGTGAGATCGGCTTCACCTGCTCCGGTTCCAGCGATTACCTCATGGGCCGCGCCTTCTCCTTCACCATGACCCTCGACGGGGTGGGCGCCTGGCCCCCCATCTCCGAATCGCACGTGGAGATGGACGGCGCCTGGGCCCTCTACGAGGCCTGGGTCAAGATCCAGACCGGCGAGGCCGACACCGCGCTCGTCTACTCGTACGGGAAGTCCTCGCCGGGGTCGGTGCGCGACGTGCTGACCCGCCAGCTCGACCCGTACTACGTCGCTCCGCTCTGGCCCGACTCGGTGGCCATGGCCGCGCTCCAGGCCCAGGCGCTCATCGACGCGGGGGAGACCGACGAAGCCGGGCTCGCCGCGATCGGAGCCCGAAGCCGGGCTTCGGCGAGCGCCAATCCGCACGCCCAGCTCAGCGGAGCCGTCGCGCAGGGCGAGTACCAGGTCGCCCCGCTGCGCACCGGCGACTGCCCGCCCATCGGCGACGGCGCGGCCGCCGTCATCCTGGCCGCCGGGGACGTGGCCCGCAGGCTGTGCGAACGGCCCGCCTGGATCACCGGCATCGACCACCGCATCGAGGCCCACAGCCTGGGGCTGCGCGACCTCACCGACTCCCCCTCCACGCGGATCGCCGCCGAGCACGCGGGCGTCTTCGAGTCCCCGGTGGACACCGCCGAACTGCACGCGCCCTTCTCCTCCCAGGAGGTCGTGCTGCGCAAGGCCCTTGGACTCGGCGGGGACGTCGCCGTCAACCCCTCCGGCGGAGCGCTCGCCGCCAACCCGATGATGGCCGCCGGCCTGATCCGGATCGGCGAGGCGGCCGCCCGCATCCACCGCGGCGAGTCCGACCGGGCCGTCGCGCACGCCACCTCCGGCCCCTGCCTCCAGCAGAACCTGGTCGCCGTCCTGGAAGGGGACCGAGCATGA
- a CDS encoding Zn-ribbon domain-containing OB-fold protein, giving the protein MTAASPPEILRAPLVVEFPFTRSLGPVQSAFLTGLREGVVLGVRSADGKVMVPPVEYDPVTAEEIRDLVEVGTSGTVTTWAWNGSPRPNQPLATPFAWVLVRLDGADTALLHALDAPGPEAVTTGMRVRVRWAGEQTGAITDIACFEPDAGAPEPDPQATPHSGEFTDAVTGIVAEARLDYSYSPGRAQTAYIAGLSERKTIGERCPSCHKVYVPPRGACPTCGVATTDRVEVGPAGTVTTFCIVNIKAKNLDIEVPYVYAHIALDGAGLALHGRIGGIPYDQVRMGLRVEPVWTEGGSYPDHYRPTGEPDADYDVYKELI; this is encoded by the coding sequence ATGACAGCCGCGTCCCCACCCGAGATCCTCCGCGCACCCCTTGTCGTCGAGTTCCCCTTCACCCGCTCCCTCGGCCCCGTGCAGAGCGCCTTCCTCACCGGGTTGCGCGAAGGGGTCGTCCTCGGGGTCCGGTCCGCCGACGGCAAGGTGATGGTGCCGCCCGTCGAGTACGACCCCGTCACCGCCGAGGAGATCCGCGACCTGGTCGAGGTGGGCACCAGCGGGACCGTCACCACCTGGGCCTGGAACGGTTCGCCGCGCCCCAACCAGCCCCTCGCCACCCCCTTCGCCTGGGTGCTCGTCCGCCTCGACGGCGCCGACACCGCCCTCCTGCACGCCCTCGACGCCCCCGGACCCGAGGCCGTCACCACCGGCATGCGGGTCCGCGTGCGGTGGGCCGGGGAGCAGACCGGGGCCATCACCGACATCGCCTGCTTCGAGCCCGATGCCGGGGCCCCCGAGCCGGACCCGCAAGCGACCCCGCACAGCGGGGAGTTCACCGACGCCGTCACCGGGATCGTCGCCGAGGCCCGCCTGGACTACTCGTACAGCCCCGGCCGCGCGCAGACCGCGTACATCGCCGGGCTCTCCGAGCGGAAGACCATCGGTGAGCGCTGCCCCTCCTGCCACAAGGTGTACGTGCCCCCGCGCGGAGCCTGCCCCACCTGCGGGGTGGCAACGACCGACCGGGTCGAGGTCGGTCCGGCGGGCACCGTCACCACCTTCTGCATCGTCAACATCAAGGCCAAGAACCTCGACATCGAAGTCCCGTACGTCTACGCCCACATCGCCCTCGACGGCGCGGGCCTCGCCCTCCACGGCCGGATCGGCGGAATCCCGTACGACCAGGTGCGCATGGGGCTGAGGGTCGAACCGGTCTGGACCGAGGGCGGGAGCTACCCCGACCACTACCGCCCCACCGGAGAGCCGGACGCGGACTACGACGTGTACAAGGAGCTCATCTGA
- a CDS encoding IPT/TIG domain-containing protein, translating to MRRTHRRAGILLAALPLCTLLLVHAAPRAEAAARPPHCAVGALPVHPAGPGQDAQGVLVALQPDVAPRSGGTQVVLNGSGLTPYTRVLFGSLAPDGCFTGLEATGVTVISDSSVIATAPQWPTAGTVSVVAATPCGLLTNQLSFTYVD from the coding sequence TTGAGACGTACGCATCGTCGCGCCGGGATCCTGCTCGCCGCGCTGCCGCTGTGCACCCTTCTGCTGGTCCATGCCGCCCCGCGTGCCGAGGCCGCCGCGCGCCCCCCGCACTGTGCGGTCGGCGCACTGCCCGTCCACCCCGCCGGGCCGGGCCAGGACGCGCAGGGCGTGCTCGTCGCGCTCCAGCCGGACGTCGCACCCAGGAGCGGCGGCACCCAAGTGGTCCTGAACGGCAGCGGGCTCACCCCCTACACCCGGGTGCTCTTCGGCTCCCTGGCACCCGACGGCTGCTTCACGGGCCTGGAGGCCACCGGTGTGACGGTGATCAGCGACAGCTCCGTGATCGCCACCGCCCCCCAGTGGCCCACGGCAGGCACCGTCTCCGTGGTAGCGGCGACACCCTGCGGCCTGCTCACGAACCAGCTCTCCTTCACCTACGTCGACTAG